A single genomic interval of Panthera uncia isolate 11264 chromosome A1 unlocalized genomic scaffold, Puncia_PCG_1.0 HiC_scaffold_17, whole genome shotgun sequence harbors:
- the DELE1 gene encoding death ligand signal enhancer, translating into MWRLPGLLGRALPRLLGPGFRGLTPKSTNPNEPQAASSTLLVPVPSFDRSGPHGPGPGTNRGPRSHGWKDAFQWISARVSPNTLWDAISWGTLAVLALQLARQIHFQSSLPAGPRQAEHCSWRRPLDCFLSSPLWHPRSSLRRHILPSPDGPAPRHTGLREPRLGQEEPSTRPENLSSYSSLRASGLQGLSEEDPSDLGFLHASSSFRSGAKPAQPVPTGQKQEQDKSKTLSLEEAVTSIQQLFQLSVSIAFNFLGTENMRNGDYTAAFSYFQKAADRGYSKAQYNVGLCHEHGRGTPRDLGKAVLFYQLAASQGHRLAQYRYARCLLQGPASTWDPECQRAVSMLKQAAHSGLREAQAFLGVLFTKEPHLDEQRAVKYLWLAANNGDSQSRYHLGICYEKGLGVQRNLGEAIRCYQQSAALGNEPAQERLRTLFSMEAVVKALGPSDLAVKGLKSFSSPSLCSLNTLLAGASRLPHASSTGNLGLLCRSGRLGASPRGALPPHNYPLERSLVRLGFG; encoded by the exons ATGTGGCGCCTCCCGGGACTCCTGGGCAGAG CTCTTCCCCGTCTGCTGGGACCCGGCTTCCGGGGGCTGACTCCAAAGTCTACCAACCCAAATGAGCCTCAGGCTGCCTCCTCCACTCTGCTGGTCCCTGTCCCCAGCTTTGACAG GTCAGGCCCCCATGGCCCAGGCCCAGGCACGAACAGGGGCCCAAGGTCTCATGGATGGAAGGATGCCTTCCAGTGGATATCTGCCCGTGTCTCCCCAAACACCTTGTGGGATGCCATATCATGG GGCACTCTGGCCGTGCTGGCCCTGCAACTGGCAAGGCAGATCCACTTCCAGTCGTCCCTGCCAGCAGGACCTCGACAAGCAGAGCACTGCTCTTGGCGCAGACCCCTGGACTGTTTCCTCTCATCTCCCTTGTGGCATCCGCGCTCCT CACTCCGGAGGCACATTCTCCCCAGCCCTGATGGCCCAGCTCCCAGGCACACTGGCCTTAGGGAACCCAGGCTGGGCCAGGAAGAACCCTCCACTCGGCCTGAGAACCTCTCTTCGTACAGCTCCTTGAGGGCATCTGGTCTTCAGGGTCTCTCTGAAGAAG ACCCTAGTGATCTCGGCTTCCTGCATGCCAGCAGTAGCTTCAGATCCGGGGCAAAGCCAGCCCAGCCTGTGCCCACCGGACAAAAGCAG GAACAAGATAAATCAAAAACTCTTTCCCTCGAGGAGGCTGTGACTTCCATTCAGCAGCTCTTCCAGCTCAGTGTTTCCATTGCTTTCAACTTCCTGG GGACAGAGAACATGAGGAATGGGGACTACACGGCAGCCTTTTCTTACTTCCAGAAAGCAGCAGACCGTGGCTACAGCAAAGCACAGTACAATGTGGGCTTGTGTCATGAGCATGGCAGAGGCACCCCCAGGGACCTTGGCAAG GCAGTTCTTTTTTACCAGCTGGCTGCCAGCCAGGGTCACCGCCTGGCTCAGTACCGTTACGCCAGGTGCCTGTTGCAAGGCCCAGCCTCCACTTGGGATCCTGAGTGCCAGAGGGCAGTGTCCAtgcttaagcaggctgcacactcggGCTTGAGAGAG GCTCAAGCTTTCCTCGGGGTGCTTTTCACCAAGGAGCCACACCTGGATGAGCAGAGAGCTGTGAAATACCTTTGGCTTGCGGCCAACAATGGG GACTCACAGAGCAGATACCACTTGGGAATTTGCTATGAGAAGGGCCTTGGTGTGCAGAGGAATCTGGGAGAGGCTATAAGATGTTACCAGCAGTCAGCGGCTCTGGGCAATGAACCTGCCCAGGAAAGGTTGCGGACCCTCTTTTCCATGGAAGCAGTGGTTAAAG CCCTGGGGCCCAGCGACTTGGCAGTTAAAGGATTGAAGTccttctccagcccctccctctgcaGCCTCAACACCCTGCTGGCGGGAGCCTCACGCCTCCCACACGCCTCGAGCACAGGGAACCTTGGCCTCCTCTGTAGAAGTGGGCGTCTCGGAGCCAGTCCCAGGGGAGCTCTTCCCCCACACAACTACCCTTTGGAAAGGAGTCTCGTCAGACTGGGTTTTGGCTAA